Proteins encoded in a region of the Vicia villosa cultivar HV-30 ecotype Madison, WI linkage group LG5, Vvil1.0, whole genome shotgun sequence genome:
- the LOC131606166 gene encoding uncharacterized protein LOC131606166: MASNNNTGEERRRRLAERGSDRMALITGRINALPPTPPSITSSPSYRHGQSMSVSAFDSHFDNVSSPLPRHARPHSLASSAFASDFNQDNAGNAEEHKQDASMASRLKHQGGFKYSNFEAKTEDEPLFEDSKPKLTKSSSIEKLTECLNMKQAKRLHKWSRDTFFSSRELNFSILASENTRALSSLIIALVVVFYYIISSKSIFASRPIYVVLITDVTIVVARIYREKAKVLKERQGQMAEAGEDGQNWGDAVKLLERGLVLYQAIRGFFIDCSIYLVVVVCCISLM; encoded by the exons ATGGCAAGCAACAATAACACTGGAGAAGAGAGAAGAAGACGACTTGCAGAAAGAGGTTCAGACAGAATGGCATTAATAACCGGTCGTATTAATGCACTTCCGCCTACACCTCCTTCTATCACGTCTTCTCCTTCATATCGTCATGGACAATCCATGTCTGTTTCTGCATTTGATTCTCATTTTGATAATGTTAGCAGTCCTCTTCCTCGCCATGCACGACCTCACTCCCTTGCTTCGTCTGCTTTTGCATCTGACTTTAATCAAGATAATGCCG GTAATGCTGAAGAACACAAACAAGATGCCTCTATGGCTTCAAGACTTAAACATCAAGGAGGTTTTAAGTATTCAAATTTCGAGGCCAAAACCGAAGACGAGCCGCTATTTGAAGATTCTAAGCCTAAactaacaaaatcatcatcaataGAAAAGCTAACAGAATGCCTCAACATGAAGCAAGCAAAGAGACTTCATAAATGGAGCCGGGACACATTTTTCTCATCAAGAGAATTGAATTTCAGCATTTTAGCTTCTGAAAACACGCGCGCACTAAGTTCACTCATAATAGCATTGGTTGTTGTTTTCTATTACATCATCTCCTCAAAGAGTATTTTTGCTTCAAGGCCTATTTACGTTGTGTTGATAACCGATGTCACGATTGTTGTTGCTCGTATATACCGCGAAAAGGCTAAGGTTTTGAAAGAGAGACAAGGACAAATGGCTGAGGCTGGTGAAGATGGACAGAATTGGGGTGATGCAGTGAAACTTTTGGAGAGAGGTTTGGTTTTGTACCAAGCTATTAGAGGCTTTTTTATTGATTGTAGTATTTATTTAGTTGTTGTTGTATGCTGCATTTCCTTAATGTAG